The following DNA comes from Mucilaginibacter jinjuensis.
GTGCGCCGAAATTAAATTTGAAGGGCACTGTTTTGCCATTTTCAATCATGTATTCTACGCCGGCAATGCCGCAAACATTGGCAATTTCGTGCGGGTCGCTCACGGTGCCAACGGTGCCATGTACAACTGCAAGGCGCGCAAACTCTGCCGGTACCAGCATTGAGCTTTCTACATGCACATGGGCATCTACAAAACCGGGGAGGATGTAGGGTAAAGCATCACCGGCATGCTCGATTTTTTGGATTGATTGTATTCGCCCATCGGCAATAGTTACCGTGGCCGGATAAATATCCTTGTTAGTTATATCAACAAATTGAGCTGTAATTACTTGCGACATGACGTGGGAGATGAGTTTGTATCAGACTAAAAGCCGCGAAAAAATGGCTGTCAGTTCTAATTGCAAACTTACCCCTTTGTCGGCATTGTACCATTGTTGTAAGGCAATTTTCTTTTCCTCCATTGGTACATGGTCTTTGAGTAATTGATCGTATAAAGCCTGGCAGCCGGCCGGCCTTGGCCCCCAAACAGCAAGTTCGTTATTGTCCTGATCAGCAATAATTAGCTTGGGGATTGATTTGCTCCCGTTGGTAAGATATTGATTGATGAGAAATGGTTCGGCATCCCTTAACTGATAGTCTACTTTTATTAATGGGTTTAGTTCAGATAACCGATGTATAAAGGGTATGCTGTGCGATGCATCGCCGCACCAGGGTTCGGTAATAATAGTCCAGAATTGAGGATGGGTTATACGCTCTATAATGCCGGCTAAAACTTCATTCAATATGCCCGATTTTAGCCAGCGATGCTGCCGTGCCCAGTTTAGCTTAGTGTAATTCAGATAGTCTGGATTATCATAAGGGGATGCAGGATTGGGGTCGTTTATAATATCCTGAAAAATCTGTTGATAGCCTATAAAATCCATTATGCGCTTAGATTTAAAATTTCTAATAAAACAATATACGCAAAGTAAAGGCAATTGAAATATTACTCAATTAACCGGTATGGGTTTAAGGTTGTTAGTTTACAGCTGACAGACAAATACCCTATTAAAATTCAAAAATCTGACAATATGTGAAACGTAACAACAAAGCCCGATCTGCATTTGCAGACCGGGCTTTGTATATGATTAAGCGAGAATCGATAAGATGTTCTTAATCGCTATTTATTTCTTTTTTACTTTAACCGCGGTTAATCCTTTTTGGCCTTGTTCCACCTCAAAAGTTACGGCATTGTTTTCCTTAATTGGCTCTGTTAAAGCGTTAATATGGACAAAAATGCTTTCCTGAGTTTGCAGATCCTTGATAAATCCATAGCCTTTAGCTTCGTTAAAAAAGCTGACAATTCCATTCCTTACTGCATCAAACGGAATATCTTCCTGTTTGGCTACACTAACCTGAATGTCTTCGAGGTTAACCTTAATTTTCCTCGACGGATCGGGTGGGGTTGAAGTGATGTTGCCATACTCATCGGTGTAAGCCATCATGTCCTCAAGGCTTGAGCCTCCGGGGTTTGCTTTCCGGTATTCGGCTTTTTCCTTTTTCTCTTTGGCCTTTTTTAGGCGGGCCTTTTCCTTTTCCTTTTTACTAAATGTTTCTGTTGATCTTGCCAATGTTGTTATGCTATTTTTACTTTAACGGCGCTTGGGCCTTTTCTTCCTTCTTCCACTTCGTAGCTTACTGCATCGTTTTCACGTACCTGGTCAATTAAACCTGTAACGTGTACAAATACTTCTTTACCACCATCATTTGGCGTAATAAAGCCAAATCCTTTTGATTCATTAAAAAATTTTACTGTTCCTGTTGCCATTATTTTTATTATAAGTTGGTAAGGTACGCTTAATTACCGGGATTTACCATAAATAATACATAAAATGCACAAGTATGACTTATACATTAGTTGCCTTCTTAATAATTCGATAACCTTAATTCAATGTTTTTATCATTTTAAAAAAGCTTTTAAGGACTTGCGTGAAGGTTACATCCAAACAAAAAACAGGCCTCGCGCCTGTTTTTATTGAAACATAAAAATTAAACATCAACATATTTGTGAAACGCAAATAATCTTAATAAAGCCTTGCCGGTATTGCCCAGCCAGCTTAGCGAAATTTTTATCGCCAAAATGTTTGTATCCGGGGAGCGTATCCTACGGTATTGATTAACCAATAAAGGCCAGAAGTTCGATCAGATTATTGATAACCCGATCAGGATGTGCCGATTCGAGCTGCTCTACGGTATGTGCACCCGTTGTAATACCTATGTTTAAAGCACAGCCTGCATTTTTACCTTCTTCAATATCAATGATCGAATCACCGACTTTGATTACCGAAGCTGGTTCGGTAATGCCGAAGCGTTTCATAGCAAAAAAAATCATGTCCGGGTTAGGCCTGTTCTGCGGAACATCGGATGCGGTTACCAGGCCATCAAAATCAACACCTTCTTTCCATCCCAGTTTATCAATAATAAATTGAGCGGTTTGCCGGTTATAGCCTGTATTTAAAACGGTGAGGATGTTCCTTCTTTTCAGTTCGGTAAAAAGTTCTATCGCATTAGGCTGAGGGAATATTGGATTAACCTCATACGCTTTTTTCAATTGCACAGCAAAATCCTGGTAAATACTATCAGCCAATTGCTTATCGTGGTTATCGGCGTATTCAGCCAGTACGCTTTTAATAGCTTGTAGTTTTTCTTTGCCTGCACCCTGTGCCAATACTTGGTCCAAGGTTACATTAAAACCTGCATTGTTGATTGCCTGTTGCAGGGTTTTGTACACAATATTATCTTCATTTACCGTGGTTCCGGCCATGTCGAATACCACCATTTTAATATTTTCCATTTTATTAAATTATTATAAGGTTTAACTGATTTTAACCCCGGCACGAACCGGTTTTTGATTCGCTGCAAAGCCAAAAGCTTCTTCTACGTCATCCAGCGTAAATTCTTTTTCAACCAATTGTTCAAAAGGGTATTGCTGATAAAAACGTTCTACGAAAGATGTAGCCGCTATAAAATCCTGGTAATTGTAGTTGTGCAGACCACGGATGGTTAATAGTTTACGCACAATTTTTTCGGCATCAACCTGCACCGCATTGGCCGGGAATACCGCACCTATCCAGATAGCATAGCCACCTAAACATAAACAGTCTATGCCGGTTTTCATGGCTTCGGGGTGCCCGGTTATGTCAAATATAATATCACCTTCGGTTTGCTTTGTGCCAGATTGTATGTCGGCAAACAGCATGCCTTCATCTGCCCCAAAACTATTATGCCATTTTAAACGCGATTCGTCTGTATCAACAAGTACAACGTTTTTTGCACCAGCCTCGCGGCACATGGCCGAACATGAAAGCCCCAGCAAGCCTGCACCGAAGATGATAATCCGCTTATCTTTAATTTCACCCGCGATACGCAACGCGCCCGCTACTGTTGAGTGTGCACAACTGATGGTGGCAGCAACTTTAAGCGGTATATCCTTCGATATTTTTAAGAAAGCAGTGTTGGACTTCAGGATACAATAGTCGGCCAGGCCTCCATTAAAAATATCATTCCCGGCTGCAGGCGCATGCCCATATTTAAATAAACCCGCACTTTTTTGCGGCATATCTGGGTGAGGAGGGACCGATGTGGGAGGCGCTGCAAAAATAGACCATACAATGCGGTCGCCTGTATTAGTGCTATTGCCATTCAGATCTTTAATTTGGGCTGATGGATGATGCCACAATATATCACCCACAATTTCGTGCCCCAGCACTACATTGTCTGGCTCTTTCCGGTGGCCGCAATAGGTATGCACATCGCTGCCGCAAATGGTGGTATAAAGGTTTTTTACCAATATTTCACCTTCCGAAAGCGCAGGTACTTCGCCGTTTATCAATTTAAAAGGACTACCCGGTGCACTAAATATCGCAGCCTTACCTTGCGGAAAATGAGGAAACTCTTGAATCATTATGTTTTAGTTTGATATTAAAATACAGGTAGGTGAAAATGATAAGCAGTATGCCGATGGCACTCATATAGATACAAATACGGATAAAGAGCGGTAAAATAGCTGTCTCAGACGAGGTGAGATATTTAAGCAGCATGAGCCCGATATAGCCGGTATAACCTACCGAATCAACAATGTACATCAGGAAACCTACGTTTGCTTTTTCGCGTGTTACGGCAATTAACCGTTCGAAAACAACGGCGTGGATGGCCACATAGGGCAGGTAAACACCGAGGCCTACAAGCACCATAAAAGGAAATGCATCCATACCATGCCCTAAAAATCTTACTGCACAAAAGATGAGCACCAAGCCTGTAAGGCCCGATAGTAAGGCAAAACCAAAAGCTTTAAAGTGATCTTTAATTAATACAGCAAAGGAGGTAATCAGGATGGCCCCGAATGAAACATAGATCTCGGAGCGGGTGAATAGATCGGGGGTTTGCTTGTAACCCAGGCCTGTCCATATCTCAACGGCAAAATCGGCACGTACACTTCTTAATAAAGTAACAAACAGGTATACAATGGTAATACCTAATAAGCCAGGAAAGTATTCCCAGAAAAACTTCCAGCGTTCGGCACCGGTCATGGGTTCGCGGGCGGTACGGTGTTCTACATCTGCAGCAGTAGGGGCGGGCACCAGCGTTAGCATACCAATAAATAAGGCCATGGGTATTGCAAATATTAACCCGGCCATAAAAGGCATCCAGCTTTCGGGCGTGCCCCAGTTAAGTAATAATGTACCTACAGATTTAGATACACCATCAGATAGTATAAAACTCGAACATAAGCCCGCTATAAGAAACTCACTTGTTTTACGGCCCTCGAGAAAGCCCAGCACCAACCCGAATATAACACCCAGCGGCAGGCCATTTAAAAAAATGCAAATGATATTCCAGGGCTTGGGGATAACTGCAAAAAGCAACAGCATGGCTTCGGCAAAGCAAATTAAGCCTATAATAGCTAATACCCGGCGCTCACGTTTTATTTCTGATACAAACTTAATCCCAACCCATTTTGCTAAGACATAACCAAGGGTTTGGGAAATAATGAGCAGTACTTTATAATTAATGTGTAAGAAACTCTGATCGGCATAAGTGGCGGCTGTATAAGGTTTGCGAAAACCGTACATGCAAAAATAAGTACCAAAGGCGCCTATAAGTACCCAAACCGGGTTTGCAAATAGCTTATCGAATTTTTTTAGAAATCCTGGTGACATACTTAACACTTTAGTAGATGTTTTTGAAAACGTTAATTTGTTTATCAAAACTAAACTATGTTTACTATTTGTAAACTTAATTTGTGTTAAGTTTCTATTAAGTTTTTTGGGAAATTAAGGAATGAACCAATTTAATAACTTAATATTAGCGAAAGGTTAGTAAGGATTTAAAGGGCAAAATTTTTCCTGATTGCAGACTAATTCTGCAAGTTACAGGTGAAAGATGAAATTAGATGTGGTTGTAATTTCTTATAAGTCAACAAATTATTGACTTGTCGTTACCGACTATCGAAAGAAGTTACAGCAAGATTAATTGTCGTGAACTTGAACCGATAACGCTTAGTTATCCCCGGTTTCAAAAAAGTAAACAACCAGCATGCTGAGCTTAGATGACCCTGCATTTTTTGGGGTATGCGGTATCCGGCCATCGAAGAGGATAGAGTCGCCTACCTTTAGGGTGTAAACTTCGTCGGCAATTTGGTATTCGGCTATGCCCTCTATGATATATTTATATTCAAAGGCTTCTGTTTGCACCATAGGGCGATTGGCACCAACAGCTAATTCGAGCAATACAATATCAACAGTCCCTTTGTTGATCGACTGGCTGAAAATTCGGTTGTAATTAAAACCAACGGCATCCTCTTTTTCAAAAGATTCATATTCACTCTTATGTTTTATTAAAACCATCGCATGTTCATTGCCGGTTTTAATGTCTTTGAAAAATACGTTCAGATCAATCTCTAAAGCCTTAATAATATCAATTAAAACGATGAGTGATGGAATGGTACGGCTGTTCTCAATTTGTGATATCAGGCCTTTACTCACATTAGCCTTATCAGCCAGTTCCTGCACGGTAATATTTTTTTCACGCCGCTTTTCCTTAATACGGTTACTGATCTGAACTATGGTGTCTGCTTTCATTACCTGTTTGAAGTTGCTAATATAATATTTTGGCCGGTCTATAGGGGGAGTGGCGTGGTGAGTTGTCATTTAATTATGAGGCATAAATAATACTTTAGCAAAATTGAATCATACGAGCACAATTGTAGAATTAACTTCGGGCGGTGAGGCATTTGATCGGGTTTATCTGAGTAACTACCCGGCCCTGTATAGTTATGCCTTCACCATGTTGGCCGATAAACAGCTGGCAGAAGAGATGGTACACCAGGTATTTTTAAAAATGCTGGAGCGTAATGCCCCCATAACCATACATACATCAATAAAAGCTTATTTATACAGAGCGGTAAATAATGAATGCCTTAACTATATCAAGCACCAAAAAGTTAAACAAAGTCATCAAACGTATACGATGAACACCATGAATCATCAAACAGAAACCCCGGCAAACAAACTTCAGTTCCGTGAACTGGAGCAGCGTTTGCATAAGGCCATTAATGACTTGCCCCTGCAATGCCGTATTGTTTTTCAGATGAGCCGTTTTGAGGAATTGAAGTATGCCGAGATAGCTACCGAGCTAGGCATCTCGATAAAAACAGTTGAAAACCAAATGGGTAAGGCGCTTAAACGTTTACGGGCTCAACTCGCAGATTATCTGCCGCTTATATTATGGATCTTAATTAACCTCATATAATGGATGGTACAAATTATATGGAAATGAACGACGATTTACTGATCACCTACCTTTTAGGTGAAGCCTCAGCCGAAGAGGTGGCTGAAGTAGATAAATGGCTTGCACTGGATATTGCCAATCAGCAGCGTCTGCAACAGTTTCGCACTATCTGGGAGACCAGTAAAACAATGCAGTTTACAGAACCACTCGATGCGCAGGCCTCATTATATGCCCTGAAGCAAAAAATTGCAGCGCGGCCTAAAGTGGTAAGGATACAGCGCAATTTTACCTGGTTAAAAGTGGCAGCCACTTTATTACTTATTTGCGGTGGTGCCTGGTTATATTTTGCCCGGATTTTCAATAAAGAAATTTTAACTGCCTCAGTTAATGAAGTGAAGGTTGATACTCTGTCCGATGGTTCTGTTATTACTTTAAACAGGCACAGCATATTGCAGTACCCGCAAAGGTTTAATGGTAATCAGCGTGTGGTGTCATTAAAAGAAGGGGAGGCTTTCTTTAAAATATCGCCCAATAAGGCTAAACCGTTTATCATCAATACATCGGGTACTGTCATTAAAGTGGTGGGTACTTCATTCAATGTAAAAAATAAACACGGCAGGGTAGAAGTTATTGTAGAAACCGGCATAGTGCAGGTAAGCAATAGGGAAGGTTCAGTTACGCTTACTCCTGGTGATAAAGTACTGGTTGGAGATAATTCAAACCTGGTAAAAGAACAGAACCCCGATAAGCTATACACTTACTACAGAAGCAAAGAGTTTGTTGCTGATAATACGCCATTGTGGCGAATGGTTGAGGTACTGAATGAAGCCTACGACAGCCACATCATTATCGGCCGTAAAGAATTGAACAACCAGCTTTTGAATACTACTTTCAAAAATGAATCATTAGATGATATTTTACAGGTGATCAGCCGGACCTTCAAAATCACGGTTGAAACCAATGGCAAACAGATCATCCTTAAATAAACCGTATTTAATGCCTAAACCTTATACACAAATATTAAAGTTCTTTTATTTATCAATATTGATGCTTGGCATCTTTACGCAGGTACATGCGCAGGGCTTGCTTGGAAAGAAGCTATCTGTAAGTTTCAGTCACGAGCATTTAGGTAAGGTACTCGAAGCCATCGGCAATCAAGGAGGTTTCTATTTTTCATACAGCGGCAGTCAGTTATCGAAAGATAGCCTGGTTAGTGTGACAAGCAATAATGAACCGGTATTAAGCATTGTAAAGCATTTACTTGGCAATAAATACGAGTTTGAAGAGCGTAAAAACTATATCATCATTACGTTGGCTTTGCCGCATTTATCGCTCATTAATGCCGATATTACGAATGATAACAATACCTATTCTGTAAGTGGTATTGTAACTGATGAAGCCAGCGGCGAGCGCCTCATGAATGCTAGCGTTTACGAAAAGGACCAATTGGTATCGGCATTGACGGATGAGCACGGGTACTTTAAACTCAGGTTCAGATCGCCCAATTTGGGTTCGGTGGCAATTACGTTGAGTAAGCGATTGTACAGGGATACCACCATCCGTTTTCTTCAAACCGTATTGGTAAACGTACGTAACGACAGGCCACTATATGAGGATGCCCGCAATAAAAGCAGAAGCGTAGAGCGCACCAGTTTGGGTCGGTTATTTATCTCTACCCGGCAAATGATCCAGTCGATGAACATCCCTGATTTCTTTGCAAGCCGGCCTTTTCAGATCTCATTAACACCTGGTTTAAGTTCGCACGGTATGTTTAGTTCGCAGGTGGTTAACAAGTTTTCGCTTAACCTCATTGGTGGCTACACTGCCGGAGTAGATGGTTTAGAGATTGGCGGTTTGTTTAACATCAATAAACAAGACACCCGTTATTTACAGGCCGCCGGGATATTTAACCTGGTTGGCGGTAACGTACGCGGATTACAAGTAGCGGGCGTACACAATTTTGCAATTGATACAGTTAGAGGTGTGCAGGTAGCAGGCTTCATCAATAAAGCCGAAGGCGAGGTACACGGTATGCAGCTTTCGGTTTTAAATAACGAGGCCCACAAGTTAAAAGGCCTGCAAATAGGTTTGGTTAACGTGGCCGATACCTCGTGCGGTGCAAGTATAGGCCTTATCAATATTGTGCGTAACGGTTTTTACAAGGTTTCATTCACCGCCAATAACCTGATGAATACCAACGTTACTTTAAAAACGGGTACGCACGCATTTTACAGCACTTTACTTACAGGGGCCAATTTATCTACAGATAAAAAAATGTATGCCTTTGGTTTAGGCATAGGGCACGATTTTATGTTTAGCAAGAAATTTTACGCATCAACAGAAGTTGATTATCAGTTTGCTAACACAGGCTTGTGGGACGATCGTTGGGCGCAAGCCAAATTGCTGCTTAATTTCCAGATCACTAAAAACATAAGCCTTATTGCAGGGCCAACGTATAACCATTATAACCATAGCGGAACGTTTCAAATTGATGGATATAAGAACATAACCAACGTGCCGAAGTATGAGGATTATAAAGGGTATGAACCTGGCGATAATGGCCACCAAACAAAAAACTTCTGGGGATGGGAGGCAGGTTTAGCATTTAATTCGGTGTTTACCAAATCGCCCGATAAACGTACGGATACATCGCATGGCTGGTCGCTTGGGCTGGCCGGTACTATCGGCGTTGGCTGGGACCAACCTTATAAGGCCGTGTACGGCGGCGAGCTATTTACACAGCGCAATCTGGGGAATAATTTATCGGCCGTGCTATCTGTTGGCTACACCTATTTCTCAGTGCTTAATAATTACCACTGGGCTTATTCTAAAATAACAGATTCTTATGCTATTGAAAGCCTGGCAACACCCTATAAAATTATCCCAATTAAAGTGGGCATAAGATCAAAACTCACTAAAGGGTTGTATATAGGGGGCGATTTAGGCGAAGCATTTTCCAAGCACGACGACGGAATGTACACAGTTATAAATGGAGTTCACAGTCATATAATTGGGGATTCGCAAACTATTAAATCATTTGTTTACTCACCTACATTGGGTTTCGATTTTGGTAATGGCCTTGATGCCAGCCTTAAATTTGAAGACTATACCGGTTTCTATCAAATCAAACAATTTGCGTTCAGGTTGGCATATCGCATTAAGTTAAGTCAATAAATAAATAGCGGGGCGTGGGGGTATAGAGCCACATAGCAGTCATTACATCAAATAAATTACTAATTGCTATGTTAATAAAATCACTATTTAAAGCCCTTACGGTTTCTGTACTTTTAATGGCCACTACAGTAGCCCATGCACAAAATGAAACTGGCTGGCGCATTGGTTTTGGTGTTAGTCCGGGTGTGCCAATTAAAGATCCTTTTGCTTTTACCCTTGGAGGCGATGTAAGGCTGCAAAAAAACTTCAATAACAAATTTGCTGCAACACTTACCGCTGGTTTTACTCATTATTTCGAGAAAGATCATTTTATTGGCTATAGCCAGTATGGCAGCCCGTTTAATGTAATACCTGTTAAAGCCGGTGCTAAATTTTTCCTGTATGATAATTTGTATGTGGCCGGTGAAGCGGGCGCAGGCTTTGGTTTTGAGCAATGGGGGACTTCTTTTCTATGGTCGCCGTCGGTTGGTGTTGCCTTTAAAAATGGGTTAGACTTAAGTATCAGGTATGAGGATTTTACCAGAAGTAGTGTTACCAAAGATATATCATTGCGTTTAGCCTATGGTTTGGATACCCGGAAATTGGTTCCGCATAAAAGAACAAATGGAGACAGCGATTGGAAATTGGCTATCGGCCTTAATCCGGGTATATCACAAAATGATGGTTTTGTATTGGGTGGCGAAGCCGGTATTTATAAACCAATTGCACGCAATCTCGAAGCTTATGCCACCGCAGGTGTTACGCATTATTTTGATATGTATCAGTATTACTATAACATGACCAGTTATGATACCTACAGCTATGGTGCAAAAAGATCAGGCAAAAGTATCATTCCTGTTAAAGCGGGTTTAAGGTTATATGCAGGTAATCAATTTTATATAAGCGGAGATGCCGGTGCTGCTTTTGTGTCTGATGGTGATGTGGCATTTGCATACTCGCCAACTATAGGCCTTGCCTTTAAAAATGGAGTAGATATTGGCGCTAAATATGATGGTTATACCGGCGGAAACTATATCCCCTCGGCTATATCGCTTAAGTTAGCTTATCGTTTTAAACTCTAAAAGCTTTAGTTATCTGTTAATAGCCCAAACGACTGCATTTTTTGCAGCCGTTTGGGCTATTGCAAAGCTGCACGCCTAAAGAATAAGCTATTAGTCTTTTTTTAAAAAACCGCCCTTTTCGTCGAAAATAAGGTCTTTCCCATTAACCTCAGCTTCATACATAATTGTGCCTTTAGCATCAGTGATCTTTCCGGCTTCCTTAATTTTAGCGCCGTGATAATTTTGCTTAACATAGGCGGCTACTCCCGCGGGTAATTGGGCGGGTGTAATGGCTACAACTTCCTCAATAAATTCGCCGGCCGGTGTAAATTGTACCGACATATCTTCGCCTGATTTTCCTCCCCAGTTTGCTTCGTAATTTGATTTTTCTTTTTCCCAGGTAATTTTACTTGCAGCAGGATACTTTTTCATAATAGCTGCTTTTGCAGCTGCCGGCACCTTGCTTTCAGAAACTTTCTGACCAATAGCAACTCCTGTAATTGCAGTTAGCAACAATACATTTAAAATGCTCTTTTTCATAATGATGTTTTTTTTCAATATTAAAATGGCATTCTGTTTTTTCTCTGTATAAAGTTGCTGTCGGTGATAATTTCAGGAGTAATGAAAAACTATATTAAATACCAACAGGAAGGGTAAACCAAAAGGTTGAGCCTTTCCCTTGTTCGGATATTACCCCAATATCGCCGCCGTGTTGTTTAACAATTTCGGCTGCAATATAAAGCCCGAGGCCAAGCCCTGTTTGCACCCCGCTTGGGTCAGAGCGGTAATACCGGCGGAAGATATGCGGCAGTTTATCTGCATGTATGCCGGGGCCACGGTCCTGTACTTCAACTTTCACAAAACCAGGTGTTTTTTCTACCCCGATTATAATTGCCGAACCCGGGGCATATTTCAATGCATTTTGTACCAGGTTAGTCAGTACACGCTCAATCTTTTCAGAGTCAGCTGTTAAACTAATGCTCGTGTTACCTTCAATGGTTAAATCCTTTTTGGCAACTAACTTAATATAATCCTTACAATTATTGATGACGGTTTCCAGGTTAATGGCGGTTCGCTTTAAGTCGAATGTTTTTTCAGTGAGCCGTATTGCGTCGAACATATCATTGGCCATGCCGGATAATTTCTGGACACTTTTGTTAACCTGTTCAATTAATGAAGCATCATCCGGGTGTTTTAAGCCCAATACCTGTGCCGCGGCCTTAAGGGCAGTAAGCGGCGTCCGTAATTCATGGCTTGCAACCTCAATAAATTTATCGCGCTGCGAGAGCAGGTTGATATTGTCATTACGCAGCTCGGTTTGTTCCATCACCACTTTTGCGAGGCGTTGCAGCAACTCCCGTTCTTTGGTACTCAGGCTTCTTGGTGTTTGGTCTATCAGGCATAAGGTGCCAATAATAAATCCGTCGGGCGTTATAACCGGCGCAGCAGCATAAAAACGGATCATAATTTCGCCGGTCACGTAGGGATGGCTCGCCAAAATAGGGTGCTGGCTGGCATCTTCAATCAACATCACTTCCGGCTGTAATATTGCCAGGGTGCAAAAGCCTTCGGCGCGGCCAACGCTTTCTATTTCACCCAGGCCCACAGCAGCTTTTATATATTCGGTATTAGCATCAAGGAAAGAGATATGACTAATCGGCACAGCAAATAACTCACAGGCTAACCGGCAAATACTATCGAATGCCGTCTCTTTTTCTGATCCGGCAATCTGGTAACGCTCAAGCGCAGCTACACGTTCTGCATCATTTTCGGGGATGATATCTATGCCAGGGGATTTGCTCATAAGTATCTGCTAAGCTACAACTTAGCATGATAATTTAGTAAACAAAATGTTTGTAACAAACTATACTATTTTATTTTGAGCATCTGTGGATCCCAAAATACCTCATCTATATTTTAGCTGTCCCATCACCTTATTTTTTATCTTTATTTTTTTATTAATATCAGAAATGAATTTACGCGAAACCGAAAGTACTGAACAGTTTTTATCAGGCGGGGGTGAAATGGGCAAATTAATCCGTTCTATGGACTGGTCAAAAACGGCTTTGGGCCCGGTTGAAAGCTGGCCGCAAAGTTTACGTACATCGGTAAGCTTATGTTTATCCTCTACATTTCCAATCCTTATCGCGTGGGGGCCAGAAACCATCCAGATTTATAACGATAGTTACCGGCCTATTTGCGGCGAGATGCATCCACGTTCTATGGGCATGAATTTCCGTATTTGTTGGGAATCTGCACTTGAAGTGGTTGGCGATAAATTTACACGTGGGCAACAGGGCGAGGGTACGTACATTACCGACCAGCGGATGTTTTTAGAGCGCTACGGTTACCTGGAAGAAGCATGGATGACTTTCTCTTTCGCGCCCATCCGTGATGAATCCGGCGGTGTGGGTGGTATATTTCACCCTATTACAGAAACCACCGAGAAAATGCTGGCCGGGCGCCGTACGCAGGTTCTGCGTGATTTGGGTGCAGCCATTGGTAAAGCCAAATCGGTTACCGAGATTGCAGATATAACAAATGCACAGTACGATAGCTATCAGTTAGATCTACCCTTTATGCTGTTCTATGAACTGGCTGGCAATGAGGCTAAACTGATAAG
Coding sequences within:
- a CDS encoding FecR domain-containing protein — its product is MDGTNYMEMNDDLLITYLLGEASAEEVAEVDKWLALDIANQQRLQQFRTIWETSKTMQFTEPLDAQASLYALKQKIAARPKVVRIQRNFTWLKVAATLLLICGGAWLYFARIFNKEILTASVNEVKVDTLSDGSVITLNRHSILQYPQRFNGNQRVVSLKEGEAFFKISPNKAKPFIINTSGTVIKVVGTSFNVKNKHGRVEVIVETGIVQVSNREGSVTLTPGDKVLVGDNSNLVKEQNPDKLYTYYRSKEFVADNTPLWRMVEVLNEAYDSHIIIGRKELNNQLLNTTFKNESLDDILQVISRTFKITVETNGKQIILK
- a CDS encoding LA_2272 family surface repeat-containing protein encodes the protein MANRSSLNKPYLMPKPYTQILKFFYLSILMLGIFTQVHAQGLLGKKLSVSFSHEHLGKVLEAIGNQGGFYFSYSGSQLSKDSLVSVTSNNEPVLSIVKHLLGNKYEFEERKNYIIITLALPHLSLINADITNDNNTYSVSGIVTDEASGERLMNASVYEKDQLVSALTDEHGYFKLRFRSPNLGSVAITLSKRLYRDTTIRFLQTVLVNVRNDRPLYEDARNKSRSVERTSLGRLFISTRQMIQSMNIPDFFASRPFQISLTPGLSSHGMFSSQVVNKFSLNLIGGYTAGVDGLEIGGLFNINKQDTRYLQAAGIFNLVGGNVRGLQVAGVHNFAIDTVRGVQVAGFINKAEGEVHGMQLSVLNNEAHKLKGLQIGLVNVADTSCGASIGLINIVRNGFYKVSFTANNLMNTNVTLKTGTHAFYSTLLTGANLSTDKKMYAFGLGIGHDFMFSKKFYASTEVDYQFANTGLWDDRWAQAKLLLNFQITKNISLIAGPTYNHYNHSGTFQIDGYKNITNVPKYEDYKGYEPGDNGHQTKNFWGWEAGLAFNSVFTKSPDKRTDTSHGWSLGLAGTIGVGWDQPYKAVYGGELFTQRNLGNNLSAVLSVGYTYFSVLNNYHWAYSKITDSYAIESLATPYKIIPIKVGIRSKLTKGLYIGGDLGEAFSKHDDGMYTVINGVHSHIIGDSQTIKSFVYSPTLGFDFGNGLDASLKFEDYTGFYQIKQFAFRLAYRIKLSQ
- a CDS encoding PepSY-like domain-containing protein — translated: MKKSILNVLLLTAITGVAIGQKVSESKVPAAAKAAIMKKYPAASKITWEKEKSNYEANWGGKSGEDMSVQFTPAGEFIEEVVAITPAQLPAGVAAYVKQNYHGAKIKEAGKITDAKGTIMYEAEVNGKDLIFDEKGGFLKKD
- a CDS encoding GAF domain-containing sensor histidine kinase, which encodes MSKSPGIDIIPENDAERVAALERYQIAGSEKETAFDSICRLACELFAVPISHISFLDANTEYIKAAVGLGEIESVGRAEGFCTLAILQPEVMLIEDASQHPILASHPYVTGEIMIRFYAAAPVITPDGFIIGTLCLIDQTPRSLSTKERELLQRLAKVVMEQTELRNDNINLLSQRDKFIEVASHELRTPLTALKAAAQVLGLKHPDDASLIEQVNKSVQKLSGMANDMFDAIRLTEKTFDLKRTAINLETVINNCKDYIKLVAKKDLTIEGNTSISLTADSEKIERVLTNLVQNALKYAPGSAIIIGVEKTPGFVKVEVQDRGPGIHADKLPHIFRRYYRSDPSGVQTGLGLGLYIAAEIVKQHGGDIGVISEQGKGSTFWFTLPVGI